One genomic segment of Hevea brasiliensis isolate MT/VB/25A 57/8 chromosome 3, ASM3005281v1, whole genome shotgun sequence includes these proteins:
- the LOC110633129 gene encoding LOW QUALITY PROTEIN: NADH dehydrogenase [ubiquinone] 1 alpha subcomplex subunit 2-like (The sequence of the model RefSeq protein was modified relative to this genomic sequence to represent the inferred CDS: substituted 2 bases at 2 genomic stop codons), with protein sequence MAWRGQLSRNLKEFRILLCQSSPSRSSTRAFVKKNYKDLKTLNPKLPILIRESSGIEPQLWARYDMGVERCIXLEGXTEAQIFKALEDLAKVGAIA encoded by the exons ATGGCATGGAGAGGGCAACTTTCTCGGAATCTTAAGGAGTTTCGTATTCTGCTGTGCCAATCTTCACCTTCAAGATCATCGACTAG AGCATTCGTGAAGAAAAATTACAAGGATCTCAAGACTCTGAACCCTAAGCTTCCGATCCTGATCCGTGAGTCTAGTGGAATCGAGCCTCAATTATGGGCTAGATATG ATATGGGCGTTGAGAGGTGCATTTGATTGGAAGGTTAAACTGAGGCACAGATCTTTAAGGCCCTTGAAGACCTTGCAAAAGTTGGGGCCATCGCTTAA